TTCTGATTATTACTCAGCTTGTAAGTGTTCATCATCAGTGATCACCTAATCTCTTTTCCACTACTgcaaaaagattttaatttcaCTCCGAAACGCACtgggaaagagaaaaagagatgttTTACTGGATctaacacaaagaaaatgatgagTTTAACGGGTCCATCTTCACCCTGAAGGCTGGGTAGACCGGCTCAGTGAACTTGGTGTTAAAGGTGAGGATGTGGGTCAGTTTATCATTGGAGATTCTGTAGAAGGACAGAGTGCCAGCACACCAGTCCAGGTACACCCCCACTCTGTTTGAGGGTGAAAGGCTGATGGACTCGCTCCTGTTGCTGTGCAGGCCAGAGTAACCCTCACCAGAGCAGCTGAGACTCCAGGACCGATTGTTCATTCCCAGACAGCAGTCGTcactgtctcctctccttttgATTCCTTTGTAAGTCACAGCTACATACACATGTCCTTCCCACTCCACCTCCCAGTAacagcggccagtcagaccgtGGGTGCACAGCAGCTGTTTCCAGTAGTTAAATCTCTCTGGATCATCAGGATACGGCTGCATCTCTTTCGTCACT
This DNA window, taken from Plectropomus leopardus isolate mb unplaced genomic scaffold, YSFRI_Pleo_2.0 unplaced_scaffold15628, whole genome shotgun sequence, encodes the following:
- the LOC121964439 gene encoding stonustoxin subunit beta-like, with the translated sequence RKCETLIVYSYASCITTLICCVTVTPDARKLKLDPNTANRKLILSDNNRKVTVTKEMQPYPDDPERFNYWKQLLCTHGLTGRCYWEVEWEGHVYVAVTYKGIKRRGDSDDCCLGMNNRSWSLSCSGEGYSGLHSNRSESISLSPSNRVGVYLDWCAGTLSFYRISNDKLTHILTFNTKFTEPVYPAFRVKMDPLNSSFSLC